A genomic window from Pecten maximus chromosome 6, xPecMax1.1, whole genome shotgun sequence includes:
- the LOC117329391 gene encoding uncharacterized protein LOC117329391, which yields MDVATLKRKLAAVSNDYVSLCCSLVYEGEPDMHKHNKNNYIMEFGVGDTWNEVLDELLHTGTHSPSLPGKTDVVELSLAAKNSITVFHPHMDEAIEVAQNLDNTLKYATFKVIKSTTTTESESNPTSTSKRNAFSVLMSSATELSKFAKHKDATGQKFTGDALQGMVFVKLQLACNTHIEFAYYATGFATRKDVCCHCAVDGVQRDANLLKQYRVVLPVCADCLLAGKDSVKRNPIKN from the exons ATGGACGTCGCTACGCTAAAACGAAAGTTGGCTGCAGTCAGCAATGATTACGTATCGCTGTGCTGTAGTTTGGTGTATGAAGGAGAACCAGATATGCATAAACATAACAAGAACAACTATATTATGGAGTTTGGTGTCGGGGACACGTGGAATGAAGTGCTTGATGAGCTATTACATACCGGCACACACTCGCCGTCACTGCCGGGGAAAACAGATGTGGTTGAGTTATCTCTTGCGGCAAAAAACTCGATCACTGTCTTCCACCCCCATATGGATGAGGCTATCGAGGTAGCCCAAAACCTCGACAACACTTTGAAATATGCGACTTTTAAAGTGATCAAATCTACCACAACAACAGAATCCGAGAGTAACCCGACTAGTACTAGTAAAAGGAATGCCTTCAGTGTCCTGATGTCGTCAGCGACCGAATTGTCGAAATTTGCGAAACACAAGGATGCTACAGGGCAAAAATTCACAG GTGATGCTTTGCAAGGTATGGTATTCGTCAAGTTGCAACTAGCCTGCAACACCCACATCGAATTTGCATACTATGCTACAGGATTTGCCACAAGGAAAGACGTGTGTTGTCACTGCGCTGTTGATGGAGTACAGCGAGATGCCAACTTGCTCAAACAGTATCGTGTTGTTCTGCCTGTTTGTGCGGATTGTTTATTGGCAGGCAAAGACAGTGTGAAAAGGAATCcaataaaaaattga
- the LOC117329392 gene encoding uncharacterized protein LOC117329392, producing MEFGVGDTWNEVLDELLHTGTHSPSLPGKTDVVELSLAAKNSITVFHPHMDEAIEVAQNLDNTLKYATFKVIKSTTTTESESNPTSTSKRNAFSVLMSSATELSKFAKHKDATGQKFTGDALQGMVFVKLQLACNTHIEFAYYATGFATRKDVCCHCAVDGVQRDANLLKQYRVVLPVCADCLLAGKDSVKRNPIKN from the exons ATGGAGTTTGGTGTCGGGGACACGTGGAATGAAGTGCTTGATGAGCTATTACATACCGGCACACACTCGCCGTCACTGCCGGGGAAAACAGATGTGGTTGAGTTATCTCTTGCGGCAAAAAACTCGATCACTGTCTTCCACCCCCATATGGATGAGGCTATCGAGGTAGCCCAAAACCTCGACAACACTTTGAAATATGCGACTTTTAAAGTGATCAAATCTACCACAACAACAGAATCCGAGAGTAACCCGACTAGTACTAGTAAAAGGAATGCCTTCAGTGTCCTGATGTCGTCAGCGACCGAATTGTCGAAATTTGCGAAACACAAGGATGCTACAGGGCAAAAATTCACAG GTGATGCTTTGCAAGGTATGGTATTCGTCAAGTTGCAACTAGCCTGCAACACCCACATCGAATTTGCATACTATGCTACAGGATTTGCCACAAGGAAAGACGTGTGTTGTCACTGCGCTGTTGATGGAGTACAGCGAGATGCCAACTTGCTCAAACAGTATCGTGTTGTTCTGCCTGTTTGTGCGGATTGTTTATTGGCAGGCAAAGACAGTGTGAAAAGGAATCcaataaaaaattga